Genomic segment of Arachis hypogaea cultivar Tifrunner chromosome 16, arahy.Tifrunner.gnm2.J5K5, whole genome shotgun sequence:
atctaTCACATTTATTGTACCATCAATACTACTCTTACTATTATTATGAACCGTTTTACAATTACGTTTTCTAAACAAACTGGGTATTGATATCTCACCTTAACAAAAGAACTTGACGGAATACTAAGAATACCCAAAGCAGGCTCCACCTTCTCATCACTAGCAAAAGCCACTTCAGGCCGAAACTAAGCACAAGTGACATGGACCCATAATGTGTCAATATCTGTTGGCTTTAGAGCACCACCTAAGGAACAATAACACATTAACATAGAGCACCACCTTTTCATCATATTGTCCATACTCCCTAAGTTGTTGATGCCTGCTATTATTGGTATTGCTTCTTTAATGATAGGAGGAGTTTATGCTTCTGTTATCTTTTCTTTCCAACTCTAAAAGATTGTATTTTTGGTATATATTGTAGATGGAAGCACATGGCTCTAAGGATGCACAAGTCATTGAAATAAGTGGAGATCATGATGAAACAAGGAATCCAGGAGGGAGTAAGATCTGTAGTGAAGCAAATGTGCCGCATCTGTTAATATGGCAAGACTGTTGGCTTTGATCCCTTCAATTACTTCAACAGTCATGAAAACAAAATTGCAAATGTGCCAACAGCTTGCAATATTAATTGATGCGGCACATTTGCTTTCGGATGTTGCAGCCTTTGCCATTTCCTTATTTTCGCTATGGGCTGCTGGATGGGAAGCTAACCCCCGCCAATCGTATGGATATTTTAGAATAGAGATTCTTGGGGCTTTGGTTTCCATCCAATTGATATGGTTGCTTGCTGGAATTCTGGTATACAAAGCAGTCGACAGAATGGTAGCTGGTCCTCGTGAGGTTGATGGTAGTTTCTGcatttggtctagtggttagcatCATCATGGCTGTGCTATTGGGCCACGGCCACGGCCACTGCCACGGCCAAGCTTTCGCATGGAAGTTTATCGTTCCTTAGGTGGTGCTCTAAAGCCAACAGATATTGACACGTTATGGGTTCATGTCACTTGTGCTTGGTTTCGGCCTGAAGTGGCTTTTGCTAGTGATGAGAAGATGGAGCCTGCTTTGGGTATTCTTAGTATTCCGTCAAGTTCTTTTGTTAAGGTGAGATATCAATACCCAGTTTGTTTAGAAAACGTAATTGTAAAATGATATAGACTACAGGTTTCCTAAATGGTTTTCATTTGACGTCTCTTGTTCCTTCTTTATGCCTATGTTAATCTAAATTGTGTTTGTTGAATTTCAGATTTGTGTTATTTGTAAGCAAATTCATGGTTCATGCACACAATGTTGCAAGTGTTCTACTTATTTCCATGCCATGTGTGCATCAAGGGCTGGCTACCGAATGGAGGTCGGATCAActctggtttttattttttatttattatttcggGCTTCCATTTGCGAATTGTTGTTAACCTCTTACAATTTGGATTTCAGTTCAGTTATGCATCATGACTACATGTTGCATTTTCTTATAGATAATTTAGagactttttttttctctaaattttccTGCTTAAATGCAGTTGCACATTTCGGAGAAAAATGGTAAACAGACAACAAAAATGGTTTCCTATTGTGCTTATCACAGGTATAGAATCTTCAATTACAACAAAAGAGACAATACTTTCTTCTTTGTCCATTTATACggtttccttttcagagtttgCTTTTGACACAATTTTTACTCTTTTTTGAATTCCTCAAGTATGAATTTAAGATTCATTTGAATCTTACTGTCAGCTTTTTGTTTTAATATTACTTGCAGGGCTCCCAATCCAGACACTGTTTTGATTATGCAAACCCCCCTTGGGGTCATATCAACTAAAAGTCTTCTACAAACTAAGAAAAAAACGGGTTCCAGGCTAATttcctctagaagaacaaaggtaGAAGAAACCCCTCAAGCAGAAGATACTGAACATGAGCCATTCTCTGCCGCTAGATGTCGAATCTTTCAAAGAACAAACTACACTAAAAAGGTAAGATGCAGAGATTTATTTTCATTTGCAAaatctgtaacataatgcttagTCAATGTAACATTTACTCTTGATACTTCTTTACATTTTCGGTGCAATTCATACTTCAAGTTAAATTGTTTTTTAGATCATAAATTAATGGAATTTACCAGTGAAATACCATGGTTTATGAACTTTTCTTTGAATTGTTCACTTCTCTGTTCACTTCTCTGTACACTATCTTCATCTCTCTAGTATGTCCATGGCACTGTTATCTCTCCTCATAAACTATGCCCCTTCACTCATTTTTGGGATTTCCACTTGCTAGAAATCAGCAGCTGATGCCGTTCCTCATCATGTGAGGGGTCCCTACCATCATCCTTTAGATGCAATACAGAGTTTGAATGCTCCCTACCATCATCCATTAAGAGCACAACTAATTGTCCTCTCAGAATCTGCCTCCTCACTCATAACCGTCCCTCCCCCAACATCAGGCACACCTTTATTAAATATagatagttgaaaaaaataaaatatgttccACTTAAGTATGTGATAAGCGGCTCATCCTTAAACGCTCCTTGTTAAGTATGGAGTGCTGCACACCTTGTTAATTCGTTAAATCTGAACTCTTcatttattatatcttatttgaatggtctgaatttaaaaaggtaacctgttaatcaggttaaccatttttttttataaattttagattttttttaagtttcagaTATTGAGCTGAagtccaaacaaaaaaaaaaataagtatataaatattaaaaacaacatgTATGTACAACAGAAAAAATTACTggattttagaattaaaataaataatatatgaaaaataaattgaaaatttatgtactaaattcataaaaaaagatatattagaatcataaaaaaaataatattaaatatatattatgtatataatattaaaatttaaataaattttattttgtgtaaaacaaaattataatattaaatataaacacaataataaaaaattttgtgttatataaatttaattaatacatatatataattttattttatgtgaaacaaaattataacATTAAATATGAAGT
This window contains:
- the LOC112755342 gene encoding histone-lysine N-methyltransferase ATX5, with product MEVYRSLGGALKPTDIDTLWVHVTCAWFRPEVAFASDEKMEPALGILSIPSSSFVKICVICKQIHGSCTQCCKCSTYFHAMCASRAGYRMELHISEKNGKQTTKMVSYCAYHRAPNPDTVLIMQTPLGVISTKSLLQTKKKTGSRLISSRRTKVEETPQAEDTEHEPFSAARCRIFQRTNYTKKKSAADAVPHHVRGPYHHPLDAIQSLNAPYHHPLRAQLIVLSESASSLITVPPPTSGTPLLNIDS